DNA from Actinomycetota bacterium:
TCGAGCGGCGCGTGGAGGAGTTGCGCGCACTGCCGCGTGACGATCAGCGCGCGCGTGCGTACCTGCGGGTGTTCCTCGCCGGTGCCCATCAGGACAGCCCCGACGGGCAGGGCCGTGTGACGGTCCCTGGCCGGCTGCGGGACTACGCCGGCCTCGACCGCGACCTGACGATCGTGGGGGCCGACGAGAAGGTCGAGGTCTGGGACCGTGGGGCCTGGGAGACGTACCGCAGCGACGCGGAGAGAGCGTTCGCCGAGCTCGACCGCCTGTTGCCCGTGCAGGCCACGCCGTGATGGAGGCCTCCGGCGTGACGGCCGCGTCCAACGCTCCGCACGTCCCCGTCATGGTCGACCGGGTCGTCGGGTTGCTCGCCGATGCCCCGCC
Protein-coding regions in this window:
- the mraZ gene encoding division/cell wall cluster transcriptional repressor MraZ, which encodes MFLGEHQHTLDAKGRVILPARFRDRLAGGLVFVPGQDRCIDIYPAATFERRVEELRALPRDDQRARAYLRVFLAGAHQDSPDGQGRVTVPGRLRDYAGLDRDLTIVGADEKVEVWDRGAWETYRSDAERAFAELDRLLPVQATP